A section of the Candidatus Woesearchaeota archaeon genome encodes:
- a CDS encoding Kazal-type serine protease inhibitor family protein, whose protein sequence is MKLNLYFGMLILLLVSFSGCSQAIVDDNKNETSVDEGLIECTMEYAPVCGIDGVTYSNKCGARDTEIAYVGECSEENAFVDLKICTREYAPVCGADDVTYSNSCMGGNMSIVSQGSCENLE, encoded by the coding sequence ATGAAATTAAATTTATATTTCGGAATGTTGATATTGTTATTGGTATCTTTTTCGGGATGTTCTCAAGCAATTGTTGATGATAATAAAAATGAGACTTCAGTTGATGAAGGATTAATAGAGTGTACTATGGAATATGCTCCAGTTTGTGGTATTGATGGTGTAACTTATAGTAATAAGTGTGGTGCAAGAGATACTGAGATTGCCTATGTTGGTGAGTGCTCAGAAGAAAATGCATTTGTTGACCTTAAAATTTGTACTAGAGAATATGCACCAGTTTGTGGTGCTGATGATGTTACTTATTCAAATAGTTGTATGGGTGGAAATATGAGTATAGTGAGTCAAGGATCTTGTGAAAATTTAGAGTAG